Proteins from a genomic interval of Gemmatimonadales bacterium:
- the hutU gene encoding urocanate hydratase, with amino-acid sequence MTATVGYSPIHAPRGTALSCKGWHQEAALRMLMNNLDPAVAERPEELIVYGGGGKAARDWPSYHRIVSTLQRLENDETLLVQSGKPVGVFRTHEEAPRVLIANANLVPRWANWDEFRRLDALGLTMYGQMTAGSWIYIGTQGILQGTYETFAECARQHFGGTLAGRLVVTGGLGGMGGAQPLAATMNGGAFLGVDVDATRIQRRVDTGYCDAISTDLNEALALVEKARAERRGYSVGLVGNIAEVLPELVRRGVTLDVVTDQTSAHDLRVGYIPVGLDLAQAAELREADPKGYEDRVLDSMVVHVNAMLELQRRGAVVFDYGNNLRGQVADLRAMPEAFDFPGFVPAFIRPLFCRGAGPFRWAALSGNPQDIAVTDDAVLETFPKNQALARWIRKAREKVHFQGLPARICWLEYGERAEMGQRFNWLVKKGKVEAPIVIGRDHLDTGSVASPNRETEGMMDGSDAIADWPLLNAMLNTACGASWVSLHHGGGVGIGYSIHSGMVAVADGTEMADRRLQRVLTADPGTGVMRHADAGYPIAIETANERGVDLPMINGK; translated from the coding sequence ATGACTGCCACTGTCGGTTACTCTCCGATTCACGCCCCCCGGGGCACGGCGCTCTCCTGCAAGGGCTGGCATCAGGAAGCCGCCCTCCGGATGCTGATGAACAACCTCGACCCGGCCGTCGCCGAGCGGCCCGAGGAACTCATCGTCTACGGCGGCGGGGGGAAGGCCGCCCGCGACTGGCCGAGCTACCACCGGATCGTGTCCACCCTGCAGCGCCTCGAGAACGACGAGACGCTGCTGGTGCAGAGCGGCAAGCCGGTCGGCGTCTTCCGGACCCACGAGGAGGCGCCGCGCGTCCTGATTGCCAACGCCAACCTGGTCCCCCGCTGGGCCAACTGGGACGAATTCCGCCGCCTCGACGCGCTCGGTCTCACCATGTACGGCCAGATGACGGCCGGGTCGTGGATCTACATCGGGACCCAGGGCATCCTGCAGGGCACCTACGAGACCTTTGCGGAATGTGCGCGCCAGCATTTTGGGGGTACCCTGGCGGGCCGCCTCGTGGTGACCGGCGGGCTCGGCGGCATGGGCGGCGCCCAGCCGCTCGCCGCCACCATGAACGGCGGGGCGTTCCTCGGCGTGGATGTCGACGCCACCCGCATCCAGCGGCGGGTCGACACCGGCTACTGCGACGCCATCTCCACCGATCTCAACGAGGCCCTGGCCCTGGTGGAGAAGGCGCGCGCCGAGCGGCGCGGCTATTCGGTGGGGCTGGTCGGGAACATCGCCGAGGTGCTGCCCGAACTGGTGCGTCGCGGCGTCACCCTGGATGTCGTCACCGACCAGACGTCGGCGCACGATCTCCGGGTCGGCTACATCCCCGTCGGGCTCGATCTGGCGCAGGCAGCCGAGCTGCGCGAGGCCGATCCGAAAGGGTACGAGGACCGGGTGCTCGACTCGATGGTGGTGCACGTCAACGCGATGCTGGAACTGCAGCGCCGCGGTGCGGTGGTGTTCGACTACGGCAACAACCTGCGGGGCCAGGTGGCGGACCTGCGCGCCATGCCGGAGGCGTTCGACTTCCCCGGCTTTGTGCCGGCGTTCATTCGCCCGCTCTTCTGCCGTGGTGCCGGGCCGTTCCGCTGGGCGGCGCTCTCCGGCAACCCGCAGGACATCGCCGTCACCGACGACGCCGTGCTCGAGACCTTTCCGAAGAACCAGGCGCTGGCCCGCTGGATCCGGAAGGCCAGGGAGAAGGTGCACTTCCAGGGGCTCCCCGCGCGGATCTGCTGGCTGGAGTACGGGGAGCGCGCCGAGATGGGGCAGCGCTTCAACTGGCTGGTCAAGAAGGGAAAGGTCGAGGCGCCGATCGTGATCGGGCGCGACCATCTCGACACGGGATCGGTGGCCTCGCCCAATCGGGAGACCGAGGGGATGATGGACGGTTCCGACGCGATCGCCGATTGGCCGCTGCTGAATGCGATGCTGAACACGGCGTGCGGCGCCAGCTGGGTCTCCCTCCACCACGGCGGCGGGGTCGGCATCGGGTACTCCATCCACTCCGGCATGGTGGCGGTCGCTGACGGGACCGAGATGGCGGACCGCCGGCTGCAGCGAGTGCTGACGGCCGATCCGGGGACCGGGGTCATGCGCCACGCCGACGCCGGATATCCAATCGCGATCGAGACCGCCAACGAGCGTGGGGTGGACCTCCCGATGATCAACGGCAAGTGA
- the hutI gene encoding imidazolonepropionase produces the protein MTVLRNIGLLATCRPAGGQGEIHLVPGAAVAWEGETIRWAGPDSELPAEYRAGDSIDAGGRLVVPGLVDCHTHLAFGGWRADEFEKRLQGVGYLDIARAGGGIMSTVRATRTATDDELLAKASAALDGMRRLGVTTVECKSGYGLDVETELRLLRVYRALAGVQPTRLVPTFLGAHVVPAEHRADRSAYLRLLLDEMIPAVAAAGLARCCDVFVEDTAFSVDEAREIFLAGKAVGLAPKLHADQLSAGGGAELAAEVGALSADHLECASDAGIAAMAAAGVVAVSLPLATLYLNQTPMPARKFIEAGVPVAVATDFNPGSAPSWDLPLAMMLACNLQRMTPAEVLKGATSIAAKALGLEGEAGEVAAGCRADLAVIDAPDVNHWLYHFRPNACVLTVAAGRVCWQA, from the coding sequence GTGACGGTCCTCCGCAACATCGGCCTCCTGGCCACCTGCCGTCCGGCGGGCGGGCAGGGGGAGATCCACCTGGTGCCCGGGGCGGCCGTGGCATGGGAGGGCGAGACCATCCGGTGGGCTGGTCCCGACTCCGAGCTGCCGGCGGAATACCGCGCTGGCGACTCGATCGACGCCGGAGGACGGCTCGTCGTGCCGGGACTGGTGGACTGCCACACCCACCTGGCCTTCGGCGGGTGGCGTGCCGACGAGTTCGAGAAGCGCCTGCAGGGCGTGGGATACCTCGACATCGCGCGGGCGGGTGGCGGGATCATGTCCACCGTGCGGGCGACGCGTACCGCCACCGACGACGAACTCCTCGCGAAGGCCTCCGCGGCGCTCGACGGCATGCGCCGGCTCGGTGTGACGACGGTCGAATGCAAGAGCGGGTACGGGCTGGATGTCGAGACTGAGCTCCGCCTGCTCCGGGTGTACCGGGCGCTAGCGGGTGTCCAGCCGACCCGGCTCGTGCCCACCTTCCTTGGCGCCCACGTGGTGCCCGCCGAGCACCGGGCCGACCGCTCCGCGTATCTCCGCTTGCTCCTCGACGAGATGATCCCGGCGGTGGCCGCCGCCGGCCTGGCCCGCTGTTGCGACGTGTTCGTCGAAGACACGGCGTTCAGCGTGGATGAGGCACGGGAGATCTTCCTCGCCGGAAAGGCTGTAGGGCTCGCCCCGAAGCTGCATGCCGACCAGCTGTCAGCCGGGGGCGGCGCGGAACTGGCCGCCGAGGTCGGGGCGCTCAGTGCCGACCATCTCGAATGCGCATCCGATGCCGGGATCGCCGCGATGGCGGCGGCCGGCGTCGTGGCGGTGAGCCTTCCGCTCGCGACGCTCTACCTGAACCAGACGCCGATGCCAGCGCGGAAGTTCATCGAGGCGGGGGTGCCCGTGGCCGTCGCCACCGACTTCAATCCCGGGTCGGCGCCGAGCTGGGATCTGCCGCTGGCCATGATGCTCGCCTGTAACCTGCAGCGGATGACGCCGGCGGAGGTGCTGAAGGGGGCGACGTCCATCGCCGCCAAGGCGCTCGGGCTTGAGGGGGAGGCCGGCGAAGTGGCGGCAGGATGCCGCGCCGACCTGGCCGTCATTGACGCGCCCGACGTCAACCACTGGCTCTATCATTTCCGCCCGAACGCGTGCGTACTTACTGTCGCCGCCGGTCGCGTCTGCTGGCAGGCCTGA
- a CDS encoding formimidoylglutamase, with product MLNFTQPDVLLPVTGADDPRIGHLLGTQLADGTVPRVVLVGFPSDEGVHRNGGRVGAAGAPDEIRRMLFRLTPDAERFEESVDLLAHTLDLGNLVLTDDVEQDQALLGSALAPHLAAGSFVIVLGGGHETSFGHFQGYVPGGERVGILNWDAHPDVRELQDGRGHAGSPFRQAILDPSGACRQFVAAGLLPHVVARSHLEFLAAHGARFVWRRDLSPARIDEIYGSLEGPSFVSFDLDAVEQSVAPGASSPAVGGITADLWLHAAYRAGRTRAVRSCDVVEMNPVYDRDNAAARLAAVTVWHVLKGLVERDL from the coding sequence ATGCTGAACTTCACCCAGCCCGACGTGCTTCTCCCGGTCACGGGGGCCGACGACCCGCGCATCGGTCATCTGCTGGGCACCCAGCTTGCCGACGGCACGGTGCCGCGCGTGGTGCTCGTGGGGTTTCCGTCGGACGAAGGGGTGCACCGGAACGGGGGCCGGGTCGGTGCGGCCGGCGCGCCGGACGAGATCCGGCGGATGCTCTTCCGACTGACGCCGGACGCCGAGCGGTTCGAGGAGTCGGTGGACCTGCTGGCGCACACCCTCGACCTCGGGAACCTGGTGCTCACCGACGACGTGGAGCAGGACCAGGCGCTGCTCGGATCGGCGCTCGCGCCGCACCTGGCGGCGGGGTCCTTCGTCATTGTCCTCGGCGGCGGGCATGAAACGTCGTTCGGGCACTTCCAGGGATACGTGCCTGGAGGAGAGCGGGTCGGGATCCTGAACTGGGACGCGCATCCGGATGTGCGGGAGTTGCAGGACGGGCGCGGTCACGCCGGGTCGCCGTTCCGCCAGGCCATCCTGGACCCCTCCGGCGCCTGCCGCCAGTTCGTGGCCGCGGGGCTCCTGCCCCACGTGGTGGCGCGCTCCCACCTGGAGTTCCTGGCGGCGCATGGCGCGCGGTTCGTGTGGCGCCGCGACCTGTCGCCGGCACGGATCGACGAGATCTACGGGTCGCTGGAGGGGCCGTCGTTCGTGAGCTTCGATCTTGACGCGGTGGAGCAGTCGGTGGCGCCGGGCGCGAGTTCACCCGCCGTGGGTGGGATCACCGCCGACCTCTGGCTGCACGCCGCGTATCGCGCGGGGCGGACCCGGGCGGTGCGGTCCTGCGACGTGGTGGAGATGAACCCGGTGTACGATCGCGACAACGCCGCGGCCCGGCTCGCGGCCGTGACGGTGTGGCATGTCCTGAAGGGGTTGGTGGAGCGGGACCTCTAG
- a CDS encoding agmatine deiminase family protein produces MSTRRSQPTPAALGYHMPAEWAPHRGTWLSWPHNEASWPGKFEPVPVVFAEMVRQLAPHEEVHINVAGPEMAADLLALLRPFDLPVGRVVLHENPTNDAWCRDHGPCFVQREVDGRREEAIVDWGYNAWGGKYPPFDLDDVIPTRIGAAYHIPVFHPGIVMEGGSLDVNGAGTLLTTEACLLNPNRNPELGRDEIEGYLRDYLGVTHILWLGDGIVGDDTDGHVDDITRFTDERTVVTVVEEDPRDENYEPLQDNLRRLQGMTDQDGQPLRIVTLPMPRALYQDGQRLPASYANFYIANGVVLLPAYDPARDETARATLQELFPTRRVVPINAVDLVWGLGAFHCVSQQWPALA; encoded by the coding sequence GTGAGCACGCGCCGCAGCCAACCCACCCCCGCCGCGCTCGGCTATCACATGCCGGCAGAGTGGGCCCCCCACCGTGGCACCTGGCTCTCCTGGCCGCACAACGAGGCGTCCTGGCCCGGCAAGTTCGAGCCAGTGCCGGTCGTCTTCGCCGAGATGGTCCGGCAGCTCGCGCCCCACGAGGAAGTCCACATCAACGTCGCGGGCCCCGAGATGGCCGCGGACCTCCTCGCCCTGCTCCGCCCCTTCGACCTGCCGGTCGGTCGCGTCGTCCTGCACGAGAATCCGACCAACGACGCCTGGTGCCGCGACCACGGCCCCTGCTTCGTGCAGCGTGAGGTCGACGGGCGCCGCGAGGAGGCCATCGTGGACTGGGGGTACAACGCGTGGGGCGGCAAGTACCCCCCCTTCGACCTTGACGACGTGATCCCCACCCGGATCGGCGCCGCGTACCACATCCCGGTGTTCCACCCCGGCATCGTGATGGAGGGCGGGTCGCTCGACGTCAACGGCGCGGGCACCCTGCTGACCACGGAAGCGTGCCTGCTCAACCCGAACCGCAATCCCGAGCTCGGACGCGACGAGATCGAGGGATATCTCCGGGATTATCTCGGGGTGACCCACATCCTCTGGCTGGGCGACGGGATCGTGGGCGATGACACCGACGGGCACGTGGACGACATCACCCGGTTCACCGACGAGCGGACGGTGGTGACGGTGGTCGAGGAGGACCCGCGGGACGAAAACTACGAGCCGCTGCAGGACAACCTGCGGCGGCTCCAGGGGATGACGGACCAGGATGGCCAGCCACTGCGCATCGTGACGCTGCCGATGCCGCGCGCGCTCTACCAGGATGGCCAGCGCCTGCCCGCCAGCTACGCGAATTTCTACATCGCCAACGGGGTGGTGCTGCTCCCCGCGTACGATCCCGCCCGCGACGAGACCGCCCGCGCCACCCTGCAGGAACTCTTTCCCACCCGCCGGGTGGTGCCGATCAACGCGGTGGATCTCGTCTGGGGACTCGGCGCCTTCCACTGCGTGTCACAGCAGTGGCCGGCGCTGGCCTAG
- a CDS encoding carbon-nitrogen hydrolase, giving the protein MPTAPPSRTVPVGLVQMRCSADAADNLARAVAGIRAAAAKGARIVCLQELFRSEYFCQTEDHAHFALAEAIPGPSTTSLSAVAAELGVVIVASLFERRAEGLYHNTAAVIDADGSYLGKYRKMHIPDDPQYYEKFYFAPGDTGFRIFDTAVGRIGVLICWDQWYPEAARLTALRGAQILFYPTAIGWLPPEKAEYGAAQKDAWTTMQRSHAIANGVFVVAVNRVGHEGLTAPNGIDFWGGSFVADPYGSVLARAGEGEEVLVVECNLALTDVARTHWPFLRDRRIDAYGDITQRYLDG; this is encoded by the coding sequence ATGCCTACAGCCCCTCCCTCCCGGACCGTCCCGGTCGGCCTGGTCCAGATGCGTTGCTCGGCCGACGCCGCCGACAACCTCGCCCGCGCCGTCGCGGGAATCCGGGCCGCCGCAGCGAAGGGCGCCAGGATCGTCTGCCTCCAGGAACTCTTCCGCAGCGAGTACTTCTGCCAGACGGAAGACCACGCCCACTTCGCCCTCGCCGAGGCGATCCCGGGGCCGAGCACGACGTCGCTCTCGGCGGTGGCCGCTGAACTGGGGGTGGTGATCGTGGCGTCGCTCTTCGAGCGCCGCGCGGAAGGGCTCTATCACAACACCGCCGCCGTCATCGACGCCGACGGCAGCTACCTCGGCAAGTACCGGAAGATGCATATTCCGGATGACCCGCAGTACTACGAGAAGTTCTACTTCGCCCCCGGCGACACCGGCTTCCGGATCTTCGACACCGCGGTGGGCCGGATCGGCGTCCTCATCTGCTGGGACCAGTGGTACCCCGAGGCTGCGCGCCTGACGGCGCTGCGCGGGGCGCAGATTCTCTTCTATCCGACGGCCATCGGCTGGCTGCCGCCCGAGAAGGCGGAATACGGCGCCGCGCAAAAGGACGCCTGGACCACGATGCAGCGGAGCCACGCGATTGCCAACGGCGTCTTCGTGGTCGCGGTCAATCGGGTGGGCCACGAGGGGCTGACCGCACCCAACGGGATCGACTTCTGGGGCGGCAGCTTCGTGGCGGATCCCTACGGGTCGGTCCTCGCCCGCGCCGGCGAGGGTGAGGAAGTCCTCGTCGTCGAGTGCAACCTCGCGCTGACCGACGTGGCGCGCACCCACTGGCCCTTTCTCCGCGACCGCCGCATCGACGCCTACGGCGACATCACCCAGCGGTACCTCGACGGGTGA